In Salmonella enterica subsp. enterica serovar Typhimurium str. LT2, a single window of DNA contains:
- the rfbG gene encoding CDP-glucose 4,6-dehydratase (LPS side chain defect; CDP-glucose 4,6-dehydratase. (SW:RFBG_SALTY)) yields MIDKNFWQGKRVFVTGHTGFKGSWLSLWLTEMGAIVKGYALDAPTVPSLFEIVRLNDLMESHIGDIRDFEKLRNSIAEFKPEIVFHMAAQPLVRLSYEQPIETYSTNVMGTVHLLETVKQVGNIKAVVNITSDKCYDNREWVWGYRENEPMGGYDPYSNSKGCAELVASAFRNSFFNPANYEQHGVGLASVRAGNVIGGGDWAKDRLIPDILRSFENNQQVIIRNPYSIRPWQHVLEPLSGYIVVAQRLYTEGAKFSEGWNFGPRDEDAKTVEFIVDKMVTLWGDDASWLLDGENHPHEAHYLKLDCSKANMQLGWHPRWGLTETLGRIVKWHKAWIRGEDMLICSKREISDYMSATTR; encoded by the coding sequence ATGATTGATAAAAATTTTTGGCAAGGTAAACGTGTATTCGTTACCGGCCATACTGGCTTTAAAGGAAGCTGGCTTTCGCTATGGCTGACTGAAATGGGTGCAATTGTAAAAGGCTATGCACTTGATGCGCCAACTGTTCCAAGTTTATTTGAGATAGTGCGTCTTAATGATCTTATGGAATCTCATATTGGCGACATTCGTGATTTTGAAAAGCTGCGCAATTCTATTGCAGAATTTAAGCCAGAAATTGTTTTCCATATGGCAGCCCAGCCTTTAGTGCGCCTATCTTATGAACAGCCAATCGAAACATACTCAACAAATGTTATGGGTACTGTCCATTTGCTTGAAACAGTTAAGCAAGTAGGTAACATAAAGGCAGTCGTAAATATCACCAGTGATAAGTGCTACGACAATCGTGAGTGGGTGTGGGGCTATCGTGAGAACGAACCCATGGGAGGGTACGATCCATACTCTAATAGTAAAGGTTGTGCAGAATTAGTCGCGTCTGCATTCCGGAACTCATTCTTCAATCCTGCAAATTATGAGCAACATGGCGTTGGTTTGGCGTCTGTGAGGGCTGGTAATGTCATAGGCGGAGGCGATTGGGCTAAAGACCGTTTAATTCCCGATATTCTGCGCTCATTTGAAAATAACCAGCAGGTTATTATTCGAAACCCATATTCTATCCGTCCCTGGCAGCATGTACTGGAGCCTCTTTCTGGTTACATTGTGGTGGCGCAACGCTTATATACAGAAGGTGCTAAGTTTTCTGAAGGATGGAATTTCGGCCCGCGTGATGAAGATGCGAAGACGGTCGAATTTATTGTTGACAAGATGGTCACGCTTTGGGGTGATGATGCAAGCTGGTTACTGGATGGTGAGAATCATCCTCATGAGGCACATTACCTGAAACTGGATTGCTCTAAAGCAAATATGCAATTAGGATGGCATCCGCGTTGGGGATTGACTGAAACACTTGGTCGCATCGTAAAATGGCATAAAGCATGGATTCGCGGCGAAGATATGTTGATTTGTTCAAAGCGTGAAATCAGCGACTATATGTCTGCAACTACTCGTTAA
- the rfbF gene encoding glucose-1-phosphate cytidylyltransferase (LPS side chain defect; glucose-1-phosphate cytidylyltransferase. (SW:RFBF_SALTY)), with protein sequence MKAVILAGGLGTRLSEETIVKPKPMVEIGGKPILWHIMKMYSVHGIKDFIICCGYKGYVIKEYFANYFLHMSDVTFHMAENRMEVHHKRVEPWNVTLVDTGDSSMTGGRLKRVAEYVKDDEAFLFTYGDGVADLDIKATIDFHKAHGKKATLTATFPPGRFGALDIRAGQVRSFQEKPKGDGAMINGGFFVLNPSVIDLIDNDATTWEQEPLMTLAQQGELMAFEHPGFWQPMDTLRDKVYLEGLWEKGKAPWKTWE encoded by the coding sequence ATGAAAGCGGTCATCCTGGCTGGTGGACTTGGTACCAGACTAAGTGAAGAAACAATTGTAAAACCAAAACCGATGGTAGAAATTGGTGGCAAGCCTATTCTTTGGCACATTATGAAAATGTATTCTGTGCATGGTATCAAGGATTTTATTATCTGCTGTGGTTATAAAGGATATGTGATTAAAGAATATTTTGCGAACTACTTCCTTCACATGTCAGATGTAACATTCCATATGGCTGAAAACCGTATGGAAGTTCACCATAAACGTGTTGAACCATGGAATGTCACATTGGTTGATACGGGTGATTCTTCAATGACTGGTGGTCGTCTGAAACGTGTTGCTGAATACGTAAAAGATGACGAGGCTTTCCTGTTTACTTATGGTGATGGCGTTGCCGACCTTGATATCAAAGCGACTATCGATTTCCATAAGGCTCACGGTAAGAAAGCGACTTTAACAGCTACTTTTCCACCAGGACGCTTTGGCGCATTAGATATCCGAGCTGGTCAGGTCCGGTCATTCCAGGAAAAACCGAAAGGCGATGGGGCAATGATCAATGGTGGTTTCTTTGTGTTGAATCCATCGGTTATCGATCTCATCGATAACGATGCAACAACCTGGGAACAAGAGCCATTAATGACATTGGCACAACAGGGGGAGTTAATGGCTTTTGAACACCCAGGTTTCTGGCAGCCGATGGATACCCTACGTGATAAAGTTTACCTCGAAGGGCTGTGGGAAAAAGGTAAAGCTCCGTGGAAAACCTGGGAGTAA
- the rfbI gene encoding CDP-6-deoxy-delta3,4-glucoseen reductase (LPS side chain defect; RFBI protein. (SW:RFBI_SALTY)), translated as MSHIIKIFPSNIEFSGREDESILDAALSAGIHLEHSCKAGDCGICESDLLAGEVVDSKGNIFGQGDKILTCCCKPKTALELNAHFFPELAGQTKKIVPCKVNSAVLVSGDVMTLKLRTPPTAKIGFLPGQYINLHYKGVTRSYSIANSDESNGIELHVRNVPNGQMSSLIFGELQENTLMRIEGPCGTFFIRESDRPIIFLAGGTGFAPVKSMVEHLIQGKCRREIYIYWGMQYSKDFYSALPQQWSEQHDNVHYIPVVSGDDAEWGGRKGFVHHAVMDDFDSLEFFDIYACGSPVMIDASKKDFMMKNLSVEHFYSDAFTASNNIEDNL; from the coding sequence GTGTCTCATATTATTAAGATTTTTCCATCAAATATTGAATTTTCCGGTAGAGAGGATGAATCAATCCTCGATGCTGCGCTATCGGCTGGTATCCATCTTGAACATAGCTGCAAAGCGGGTGATTGTGGTATCTGTGAGTCCGATTTGTTGGCGGGAGAAGTTGTTGACTCCAAAGGTAATATTTTTGGACAGGGTGATAAAATACTAACCTGCTGCTGTAAACCTAAAACCGCCCTTGAGCTAAATGCGCATTTTTTTCCTGAACTAGCTGGACAGACAAAAAAAATTGTCCCATGCAAGGTAAATAGTGCTGTACTGGTTTCAGGCGATGTTATGACTTTGAAGTTACGCACACCACCAACAGCAAAAATTGGCTTCCTTCCAGGGCAGTATATCAATTTACATTATAAAGGTGTAACTCGCAGTTATTCTATCGCTAATAGTGATGAGTCGAATGGTATTGAGTTGCATGTAAGGAATGTTCCCAATGGTCAGATGAGTTCGCTCATTTTTGGGGAGTTACAAGAAAATACTCTTATGCGCATTGAAGGGCCTTGCGGAACATTTTTTATTCGTGAAAGTGACAGACCTATAATCTTCCTTGCAGGCGGTACTGGATTCGCTCCAGTTAAATCAATGGTTGAGCATCTCATTCAGGGAAAATGTCGTCGTGAGATCTACATTTACTGGGGAATGCAATATAGTAAAGATTTTTACTCTGCATTACCGCAGCAGTGGAGTGAACAGCACGACAACGTTCATTATATCCCTGTTGTTTCTGGTGATGACGCCGAATGGGGGGGAAGAAAGGGATTTGTCCATCATGCCGTGATGGATGATTTTGATTCTCTAGAGTTCTTCGATATATATGCATGTGGTTCACCTGTGATGATCGATGCCAGTAAAAAGGACTTTATGATGAAAAATCTCTCTGTAGAACATTTCTATTCTGATGCATTTACCGCATCTAATAATATTGAGGATAATTTATGA
- the rfbC gene encoding dTDP-4,deoxyrhamnose 3,5 epimerase (dTDP-4-dehydrorhamnose 3,5-epimerase. (SW:RFBC_SALTY)), translating to MMIVIKTAIPDVLILEPKVFGDERGFFFESYNQQTFEELIGRKVTFVQDNHSKSKKNVLRGLHFQRGENAQGKLVRCAVGEVFDVAVDIRKESPTFGQWVGVNLSAENKRQLWIPEGFAHGFVTLSEYAEFLYKATNYYSPSSEGSILWNDEAIGIEWPFSQLPELSAKDAAAPLLDQALLTE from the coding sequence GTGATGATTGTGATTAAAACAGCAATACCAGATGTCTTGATCTTAGAGCCTAAAGTTTTTGGCGATGAGAGGGGATTCTTTTTTGAAAGTTATAACCAGCAGACCTTTGAAGAGTTGATTGGACGTAAAGTTACATTTGTTCAAGATAATCATTCAAAATCCAAAAAGAACGTACTCAGAGGGCTACATTTTCAGAGAGGAGAAAATGCACAGGGGAAGTTAGTTCGTTGTGCTGTCGGTGAGGTTTTTGATGTTGCGGTCGATATCCGAAAAGAATCGCCTACTTTTGGTCAATGGGTTGGTGTAAATCTGTCTGCTGAGAATAAGCGACAGCTTTGGATTCCAGAAGGTTTTGCTCATGGTTTTGTTACTCTTAGTGAGTATGCAGAGTTTCTGTACAAAGCAACTAATTATTACTCACCTTCATCGGAAGGTAGCATTCTATGGAATGATGAGGCAATAGGTATTGAATGGCCTTTTTCTCAGCTGCCTGAGCTTTCAGCAAAAGATGCTGCAGCACCTTTACTGGATCAAGCCTTGTTAACAGAGTAA